AAGTTGTGTCCGCTCGTCCCACATATGTGCTCGCTCGGAATTATCCAAGACGCTCTCTGTCGCAAACCGGTCCAACCGCGTCATCAAAGCTTCGCCAATACTCTCTACACCAAAAACTGCCCATACAATAGCTGTGCCTACCACAAATACACCAATCACTTCTGCGATCCTTTTCCTAATGATGACTAGGCGCGCACCCAGCAGCACTCCAACTGCCATAAGGCCGAACAAATACGTTCGCGTAGCACCGATCACAGACATAGCGATCCCGCCCAGTCCAAGCATTGCAGCTATCAAACGAACTACTAGCCCAGACTCCCGGCCAGTTAGCCACAACAATACGAAGCATCCTGCACAAGCCTCCGCCACAGATACTGGCCATACCAATGCCCCCGTGATGGGGTGAATGTAGAACCTACTTCTTTCACCGACCCAATGCCCAGGTGTCAACTCTCCAACAAATGGACTCTGCACTGCAAACGCCATTGTCACTAGTCCCACCATTGCACCAGGCATGAGTCCTAAGATGGCCCAATTGCGCCCATGCGCAGAAAGCATGGCACCCAGAGCGCAAAAGCAAATGGGCGTTAACGCAATATACCGAAATGTCGTGAGGCCTTCCCATACCGCATCTGCACTCAAGCCAGCACTTATTGCCGCAACACTGAGCCAAAGCGCCGCGGGTGCTATCCATTCTTGCTGGAGGTGCCCTTTGGCGATACTGCCTGCAAATCCTAGTGCACATCCAAACAATGCGGCAATACTCGCCAATATATGGGCTGAGAATGGCAGTGTATCCGCGGGGACCACCAACAATGCGAAGGCACAGCCAGTAGGAACTGCTATCCACGCCTGACTAAAACCTTTGCCGCCACGCCCATCCAATTGCATTGGACGACTGTGCTCCGCTCTTCTTGATCTACCAAGCATAACTCGTCTCAGCACCCTCTCCCCGGGCTCCACCATTCTCTCAAGACCAACATTGCCAACACCCTTTGTCCTAAAATAGGCTCTCGAATTCCCGGCGTGCAAATACCTCAAGTCGGCCGCCCACAGTCGCGTTGTATATCTTGACACCAACACTCTCTGCAGCACACTTTGCAGCCTTATACGCTGCCTCCATTCGCTCGACTTTTGGGTCGTGCCATCGGTAACCCCTTCCAAAATACCTCGGATCAAAGTGATTTACGTCGTCTGCCTCGGATGTCCAGACAGCGCCAGCCTTCCTAATCTGAAACCTATCTGTATAGCTATGATCGACCCCAACCAAGTAGATTTCTGAAGCACCTGCATATACCGCGATCTGAAGATTAAAATAGGTAACAGTTCCACCCCAACCAATCTCTTCTTCAAGGTTGAAGCAAAATTTTGGGCCAGAACCACCTGTCACTCTATCGCAATACAGGAAGGAAGCCCCTACGACATCCTTCAAGCAGTAGCGCAAGTCGAGGGGGAAGACCTTCCACTTTGCGCCATAATCGTTCGCCTCTCGTCGCCTATCCTCAGCCACGAGCCTATCCTCGATGGTATAGACGGTCGTCTGATAGCCGGTCCTATCACCAAGCAGAAATATCCCATTACTTCCTATCGTAAATTCGTCATGCAACCTATCCAAGCGAGTATGATTTAGGCTTGGACCATTCCCCATCACAAAGCAACGCCGCCCCCGACAAGCCCCTCTTAGTGTCCTCAATCTCGCTGCGGATTCCGCGAATGCAGGATTTCGCCTCCAAGCCAGGAGCTGTATCTTGCGCTTAGCCACTGCCATCGCTTGGTAAAGCTGAATCGGCAAGAGGGAGCGCACTATTCCTTTAATCTGATACATACAGTCTGGCCGCAAATATAGGAGCTTTAATGCCCGTAAGGTGTCGACCCTCATGGAGTTACACTAATTTCTGAATATATGGCAAGTCGAAATTCTAAAGGGGCCCTGCCTCTTCGGTTTGAGGCAGCGCCTCGTTTGCTGGTACCGAACAGCGTATCAGTTGTAGTAGATAGTCTCTCCCTCTCGGGCGGTGCCTAGCAAACTTGCCCCAAGAATGCCTCTTCTTGCCTCCAGCACTACCTAGGTCGGATAAGGGCATCAGTCACAGATACTATGACAAGAGCAAGAAGCGCAGGAGCAGCGCAGGTTCGCTCGAATCTTGCAGGGTTAATCGCAAACCGGGAATAGGAGAGATTCGCACTGTACCAACTATAGAAGCCCAAGTAGCCGGCAAGAATGCCGGCGGGAAATGCATAGGCACCTGCTATTGGTATCAATGGTATGGTCACAGTCATCATAATCAACCCACTAACCCCTCCAGCCACGTGCCAACGTATGATATTTGTTGTACTGAAGAGCTGCAGATGCATGGCCCCGAATCGTTCAAAAAAGAAGCCCATAGCGAGTAACCACCAAATTGCGGACGGTG
This genomic stretch from Verrucomicrobiia bacterium harbors:
- a CDS encoding DUF115 domain-containing protein gives rise to the protein MAVAKRKIQLLAWRRNPAFAESAARLRTLRGACRGRRCFVMGNGPSLNHTRLDRLHDEFTIGSNGIFLLGDRTGYQTTVYTIEDRLVAEDRRREANDYGAKWKVFPLDLRYCLKDVVGASFLYCDRVTGGSGPKFCFNLEEEIGWGGTVTYFNLQIAVYAGASEIYLVGVDHSYTDRFQIRKAGAVWTSEADDVNHFDPRYFGRGYRWHDPKVERMEAAYKAAKCAAESVGVKIYNATVGGRLEVFARREFESLF